A single Osmerus mordax isolate fOsmMor3 chromosome 9, fOsmMor3.pri, whole genome shotgun sequence DNA region contains:
- the odf3l2a gene encoding outer dense fiber protein 3-like protein 2a has product MGEVVHRRPIIAGRERGPGPGRYALPPTVGYINHDLTKPSSPAYSFHSRMSSTMVSVDSSPGPRYHIDSKMTRFGRVGTPSYSMLGRNKRANKLFQTPGPGAYSPEKAPPLNGQRRPPSYTIGSRTRYRAVDFVPAPNRYTLPHLLGSQVPHKASSASYSMSSRRNVGAPSEDLAMTPGPGHYNSTDPSVYLQRQPSFSMQSRTPRPSDAASIPGPGTHSPEKVLAHLPRPPSFTLGIRHSEFVTPLVVHVSD; this is encoded by the exons ATGGGGGAAGTGGTGCACAGACGTCCAATCAtcgctggaagagagagag GGCCAGGTCCTGGTCGCTATGCTCTCCCTCCGACGGTTGGCTACATCAACCATGACCTCACCAAGCCCAGTAGTCCCGCCTACTCCTTCCACAGTCGCATGAGCAGCACCA TGGTGTCTGTCGATTCCAGCCCAGGACCACGGTACCACATCGATTCCAAGATGACACGCTTCGGACGGGTCGGAACCCCTTCCTACTCTATGCTGGGCAGGAACAAACGTGCTA acaAGCTGTTCCAGACCCCTGGACCGGGAGCCTATAGCCCAGAGAAAGCCCCGCCTCTAAATGGACAGCGCAGACCGCCCTCTTACACTATTGGCTCCCGCACGCGCTACCGAGCAGTGGACTTTGTGCCTGCCCCGAACAG GTACACGTTGCCTCACCTGCTGGGCTCCCAGGTGCCCCACAAGGCTTCCAGTGCCAGCTACAGCATGTCCAGCCGTCGGAATGTCGGGGCCCCCTCGGAGGACCTGGCCATGACCCCCGGACCGGGCCACTACAATAGCACCGACCCCAGCGTCTACCTCCAGCGCCAGCCCTCCTTCTCCATGCAGAGCCGGACCCCCAGGCCCAGCGATGCCGCATCCATCCCTGGCCCTGGTACCCACAGCCCAGAGAAGGTCCTGGCACACCTCCCCaggcctccctccttcaccctggGAATACGGCACTCTGAATTTGTCACTCCTCTGGTGGTGCACGTGTCTGACTGA
- the ebi3 gene encoding interleukin-27 subunit beta — translation MSCSRVQGGRLAMLLLLSGALCGVHPIREVEDVYVAVGSSLSMGCDGAAGVEEGAVVGVEWRLNGSVFQRRANLTLLRTSVEDQGLYSCYDSAGLLLRSLFLRPGYPPSRPKVQCWSPRYPLQAICSWEGHARDILHTHFILSYRGKGETQQCRIHHSSGRPLLNTEDAPLKPVAPPPGAVAPPPGAVAPPSGQVALPPGQEWFCVLENMDQYTLYQINITAVNPLGRSTQLLSHTMEDIIKPDPPVNVRVLPKSSRRCLVEWAPPPSWPFFSIFPLKYKVKYQYESGRRGTTQTPPLGPYETNSVLLGGLVPGSTYLVQVCAIDLLDLGFCSDWSPPVNVTITTRKRR, via the exons ATGTCTTGCTCCAGGGTTCAGGGCGGCCGGCTGGCCATGCTGCTGCTCCTCAGCGGGGCTCTCTGCGGAGTCCATCCAATCAGAGAGGTGGAAG ATGTGTATGTGGCTGTGGGCTCCTCCCTGTCGATGGGCTGTGATGGGGCggccggggtggaggagggggcagtggtgggggtggagtggaggctGAATGGATCAGTGTTCCAGCGCAGGGCCAATCTGACCCTCCTCAGGACCAGCGTGGAGGACCAGGGCCTCTACAGCTGCTACGACTCAGCTGGACTCCTGCTGAGATCACTGTTTCTTCGCCCCGGGT ACCCCCCCTCTAGGCCTAAGGTGCAATGCTGGTCCCCCCGCTACCCCTTGCAAGCAATCTGCTCCTGGGAGGGGCACGCGCGCGACATCCTACATACACACTTCATCCTCTCCTACCG agggaaaGGTGAGACCCAACAGTGCCGCATCCACCATAGTTCTGGACGGCCTCTCCTGAACACAGAGGACGCGCCCCTGAAGCCTGTGGCTCCGCCCCCGGGGGCTGTGGCTCCGCCCCCGGGGGCTGTGGCTCCGCCCTCTGGACAGGTAGCCCTTCCCCCTGGGCAGGAGTGGTTCTGTGTGCTGGAGAATATGGATCAATACACCTTGTACCAAATCAACATCACAGCTGTCAACCCTCTGGGCAGATCCACTCAGCTACTGAGCCACACCATGGAAGACATAA tAAAGCCCGACCCTCCAGTGAACGTCCGTGTGCTTCCAAAGTCTTCCAGGAGGTGCCTCGTGGAGTgggctcctcccccatcctggcCCTTCTTCTCCATCTTCCCCCTCAAGTACAAAGTGAAATACCAGTATGAGAGTGGGAGACGAGGcaccacacagacccccccc cTGGGGCCATACGAGACCAACAGTGTGCTTCTAGGAGGGCTGGTGCCCGGCTCCACCTACCTGGTCCAGGTGTGTGCCATCGATCTGCTGGACCTTGGCTTCTGCAGTGACTGGAGCCCACCTGTCAACGTGACCATAACAACACGCAAGAGGAGATGA
- the LOC136949292 gene encoding rab GTPase-activating protein 1-like: MMEEVSIAVAYDAHIVDQMSEEEILACLVAKSKTKQTAPVKKAKLRASQHWPQKEDPIDRYLRENHELQQASLRLEQENDSLAHRLVTSKISLRNALDQTEDQVDEIAKELFKSRKLLQETQGEKRAKEEEAAMLKEVFQRELEKAQLEVMRSSGIITDYKQICSRLTSQLEKQQCAERVELDALKSAVQACSCCTQLLNTDIRPTSSDGTGSTDTPTLPTSGTVPPDQHTYSGKRLDQEKESLRAQVQELEKELVQTKLQMVEATCRIQELEHQRGVLTSDLQASKKNWFNKTLTTLRTAGGGLQGGSVPWDGDLSLEKTLNRGPLSAWSSRSTRRSLR; encoded by the exons atgatggaggaggtgtcCATCGCTGTGGCATACGACGCTCACATTGTCGACCAGATGTCCGAGGAGGAGATCCTGGCCTGCCTGGTGGCCAAATCTAAAACCAAACAGACA gcTCCGGTGAAGAAAGCAAAGTTGAGAGCAAGCCAGCACTGGCCGCAGAAGGAGGATCCCATAGACAGATACCTt AGGGAGAACCATGAGCTGCAGCAGGCCAGTCTACGTCTGGAGCAGGAGAACGACAGTCTTGCTCACAGACTTGTAACCAGTAAGATCTCCCTGAGGAACGCTCTGGACCAG ACAGAGGACCAAGTGGATGAGATCGCTAAAGAGCTGTTTAAAAGCAGAAAGCTTCTgcaggagacacagggagagaagagagcgaaggaggaggaagctgcCATG CTGAAAGAGGTGTTCCAGAGGGAGCTGGAGAAAGCACAGCTGGAGGTCATGAGGTCATCAGGCATCATCACAGACTACAAACAG ATCTGTTCTCGGCTGACCAGCCAGCTGGAGAAACAGCAGTGTGCTGAGAGAGTTGAGCTGGATGCCCTGAAG AGTGCTGTGCAGGCTTGTTCTTGTTGTACCCAGCTCCTCAACACAGACATCAGACCCACATCATCAGACGGCACCGGTTCCACAGACACACCTACCCTACCTACCTCTGGTACTGTGCCACCAGACCAGCACACATACTCAGGCAAGAGGCTGGACCAGGAGAAGGAGTCTCTCAGAGCCCAGGTTCaagagctggagaaggagctggTCCAGACCAAGCTACAGATGGTGGAGGCCACTTGCAGGATCCAG gagctggagcaTCAGAGAGGAGTCCTCACCAGTGACCTCCAGGCATCTAAGAAAAACTGGTTCAATAAGACTCTCACTACCCTGAGGACAGCTGGcggggggctgcagggaggcagCGTACCCTGGGATGGAGACCTTTCCCTGGAAAAGACTCTCAACAGAGGCCCCCTGTCTGCTTGGAGCTCCAGGAGCACCAGGAGATCGTTacgctaa
- the LOC136949551 gene encoding protein FAM163A-like, producing MTAGTVVITGGILAAVILLCIVAVLCYCRLQYYCCKKNESEVDVGSVVGRESQLHSACNVCNAAGIDGLASTSLSLEPLDPGPLHNYCPTCSPCYLRSGLTDDMRNGGERLGFHTYHYDNPGVCLPLSVTPQGPSPLSFYNPVDMYPVTRPYSTQV from the exons ATGACAGCTGGAACTGTTGTCATAACTGGAGGAATTCTTGCCGCGGTGATACTGCTGTGTATTGTAGCAGTACTCTGTTACTGTAGGCTCCAG tACTACTGCTGCAAAAAGAATGAATCAGAGGTGGATGTGGGCTCTGTGGTGGGGCGGGAGTCCCAGCTCCACAGCGCCTGCAACGTGTGCAACGCCGCTGGGATTGACGGGcttgcctccacctctctctccctggagccTCTGGACCCAGGACCCCTCCACAACTACTGTCCCACCTGCTCCCCCTGCTACCTCCGTTCCGGACTCACAGACGACATGCGAAATGGAGGGGAGCGTCTGGGCTTCCACACCTATCATTACGACAACCCAGGGGTGTGTCTGCCCCTGTCCGTAACCCCTCAGGGCCCCTCCCCTCTGAGCTTTTACAACCCTGTGGACATGTACCCTGTCACCAGGCCCTACAGCACCCAGGtctga